GATAAATATGTTagtaaagaagaaaacaaagaaatcgTGCTTACAGCAAAATAATCAAACTAGACAATCAATGAAATGTAGAGATTTTGAATTTCTaaatttctgtcttttctaAATGATGATGATTGGGTCAAAACGATGATGCTGTCTTCCTTTGTAATAAATTGCTGTATCTGTATCTGATTATTTCCTGTGGATTTACAGACACTGATCCGATGATTAGCCCAGTCTGACAATACAACCAAGAAAACAATCACAACCACATAAAAATACGATCAAATGGTAGATTCCATCGATCTCTGGTCTTCCTTTTAAGACTATGAGAGAGGTTAGAGGTAGAGATCTTTTATTGCAGAGGTGGCCCAATGGTGATAATAATTTTATAAGGACTTTTTACATAGCTTCGCAGCTGATCCTGTACAACCTatcctctgtctttctgtgatCATCTCACGCTTCCTCTCAGCTTGTCTTCATCACAAAGATCATGACGGGTAACAAACACCAAATAACATCTAACACCACCGAGCAGAGGGCTAAAACCATAAACCAGCTCATCTCAGGCGCCGCATCGAACATCTCTACCTCGTTTGATTTCAGGTTCCTCTTCAGCGTCTCCTCAGCTCGGTGGTCGCGTCTCCCCCCTTATGCATGTCAAGCTTTCCCCCAAACATTCCACTTTGTACATTTCACCATCGTATCGATCGCCATCGTGATGCAGGAGGATGATGCTGACGCTCGACGAGCAGGTGGTCGCCCAGTTAAAGGAGCAATGCGGCAAATGAATCCTGGAATATTTGAAGAAGCTGCAGCGTCTCCgtgatttaatttcctttttcagctGAAATATTTAGCCTGTGTTGGTTAATAATTAATGAATTCGTGATTGATCGTGTAACGTTTCTGGTTATAAGGATTCACGAGTTTGGGAACCTTCGGAAACGGCTATTAATTATTAtgtccagcagatggcagcataGTACTTAGAATAAAATGTCTGTttagacatttttgttttatgattagGTTTTGCTGATATTTTCAGATACActattaaatttatttacatttctaaGTATTTTAAAGCATTACATCAATATACAGTACCAACTTCTTACATTGTGTTCTGCAGAGGAGGTTATTGCACATCCGGAATAAAGAATGTGAAGATGTAAAATTACATCTACATACCCAGATTCTTTTAAAAGGTAAATTAACTGTAAATTGAACTTCATACTAGAAATCTGCATATTGTCagtccttaaaaaaaaaacaaaatataagaaaattTGCCATGCAGCTAGAGATTCTTTTTCATGGGCCTGCTTGTCTAAATTGGCATCGTGCCCATGTGTTGAACATGCCAATCAAATGAGTTCCACTCTACCGGTCCAGCAACATGCATGCTCATCACGTCTGGTGGCACCCACACAACAAGCTTGCTGGTgagaaaattaatttccctgtcCATTATTCCACAGATGTTTGCTTTAATTTCTTCCTTCCGAAGAGAATTTGGTTCTCCATCATTCGCCTCAAATGACAGAGTGAAGAATGCTCTCTGTGAATCCAGAATATACAGAGAAGTAAGATTATTGACTATTTGCTGGtagtgtgtttgtttaccaccAGCTATCATACACTTTAGTTATTTGATCCATGCCTCTGAATTCAGGAGTCATGAGTGTCATTTTCCCACCTTGTGTAAAAACCCTTGAGTCTTAACATCATCACATAACCGACCTCTGTTAAGTGAAAATAATTAACACCGAACAACGAGGATTAATGACATGAAACCCATAGTAAATACAAATTCAAAGTTTGTTGTTgtcaaataattatttgaacGGGTTTGCAGGTTTGCCTGTTGTGCTCGATCTGTTGGCGCACTAACAATGAGATGCGCTTATCGTGATATAATTGCTTTATGTAAAACACCCCTGAACAAGGCTTTAAGAGCAATTATGAGTGATTATATTTGCAGATTTTGTTGGAGAAAGTACTTAGAGTGTAGCTGCAAATATCCCCTCCGGCAGTCATGCAAGACAGAATACTACAACATTAAATAATACACCATTTAAAtaacacatacatgcatgagCACAGACACATATGCATTATACTGTACCATGTGGGCTGAGCCATTTTTGTTGATTGATGGGTTTTAGGTTCAGGTAACTGTAACATCATCAGCTTGTACCTTCAGATCCCAGCATTAATATTCCGGGAGGACACCAAGCCTTGTGTGATGACAAAACCCTTTGAAGGGCTTTTTATCCCTCCAATTCCAGCTTTATCTCTCATCTTTACATCACTAAGCTTTGAGAGGATCACATCGCAATCCTGGAAGCTTAGATTTTGCTTCCAGTTTTTATCAGAGAAGTTGGGCTTTTGCAGCTCGGTGGGAATACATCATATTAACAGGCACAGGCAGACGAGCTGTGGCACCGACCTTCCACCTCTGTGTGATATTAGTATGATAACTGAGCATATATAGAAGTTTTAATTAGCATTAACAGTGTTTATGTGATGTGTAATCCGTGTTTGTTTTCAACAACAGAGTGTTGTGCTTTTACAGTATTGCTGCTGTAGTGCACGGAATAAAAATTCAGTAAAAGTCAAgggtgctttttatttttatttttcaggaacCTCAGTCCTAAAAAATGACAATATGTCAGGATTTGTCCGCCCACTAACTGTAGAATTTCCCGGAGTTTTCagagagttgttgttgttgttcacaggaaagagagaaaaaaacatccacaacaTCCACAATTGTGTTACCAAGGTTTTTACAACAGAAGCATTTCTCTCTAATCTTTTCTTAGCTATCGACGTCATTATAGCAGGTGAAGTTTTGTCTTCTTGTAGCCCATTAAGCGAAAACGGAGTACAGTAATGATGATGACCGAACAGGCCGATTCAAACCGTCCTTACAAACCACAagacttttctttcctttaactCCTGCTAATGGAGCAGACACACCTTACACATATTCTGACATATTTGTGCAcctatctgtatgtgtgttttaacaGTAAGAAGTGTGTTTGCGTTTAGTTTTGGATACAGATCTTTCCAAATATGACAGAAATCAAAACTAATCGAAAACTAAAGCGTTCTTCTGGTTTCTCTGCAGAACACTCGTCACCGTGGGCGCCGGATCTCCTTGGCTTTCTCGGGTCTTGGTGATGATGAACGAGATCTCTGAGACATCAGGTCTGGATCGCCGTTTGTCAGACACGGATAGGAAACCGATTTCGAAACTGTTTGTAGGAGAAAACCTCGTCTGCTTCTTAGCACGTTTCTACCCAACAAGTCTTCTGTGGCACAAGATGTCTTGTTTCCCTCTATTTAGGTGTTGCCTTGCCAACCACTGCACAGGTGAACTACCAGCTGGGATAACCCACATCGGTTGGCTGCATTCTACTGGGCTGCAGTCCACATCAGAGCCAGTGTGTGACTAGACTGAAGTATAGCACAGCAAAGGGAGGAGACATGTGTTGAGCTAATGCTGTGTAGGCTTAACAGCGTTATTGATTCATGGTATAGATTTATCCTAAATGGTAATAATTTATTGATGCTGTTGGGACCACAACAAACTATTCTTTTGATGACTTTACCAGTTAATTTCCttattgttattactgtttAAAAGTTCAAATGTGAAAGATTACTTGTAATCTTAATAACATTCTTTCCACTGTTGCCTCAACATCAACAGTCCCAACGTCAACATAAATATATTGAGAAGAAAATCTTTAAATTGTTGCATTTTAAAGGCCTGAACCAGTGCAGCTTCTAAGTTTGtgcttaaaaaaacacaaataactgGCAGTAATTTTAAGTTGATCAGTTTCTCATCTCAATTTCATGTTTAGTGGAAATCTGTTAAAGGAAAACAATTGAACCAAAAACCAAAGCATGAATTTAAAAAGGACTTTATTTCTGCCTTCATACTTGTTTGTATTATTAATGTCACACCTTTTGAAAAACAGCTCcgtttgtcattttgtttcatttgacaGCATCCATAGCGTACATGTGACttatttcactgtgtgtgtttgtacacgaGGAATCTTAATGATGATGGTCACTTCAGATATCATAACACAACTCCTCCTTATTTCAACTTTATTAAATAACACGTCTCTttcgtaaaaataaaaacagtgggggaaaaaaataaatagtacaAATCATCACATATGAATACACAGCAAACGTACTTGCATACAAACTCAGGGGAATGTTTTTCtgatgtcaaaaaaataaatttcctatgaagaaaaaaacaaccacatcgGAATTATCTGAAATCTCTCTATGACCGCCTTCCTGTCACAACATAAATCTACAGACACGACACAGAAAGTGGGAAACACAACTGACTGATAAATTATTGCTTATTAGAAAATAACACAATGCTGAATAAAGTACATTAATTCAATGTCTTCTATTATAAAGGAGGCTACGGCCAGTATTAAGTCTGTGGGACATCAAAACCTGCAGCATTCAAAGGGAACTTTAATTTTGACCATTACAGAAACAGGTGAAagaaactttttgttttgtctgaagTTTTGCAACATCAGATTCCtaaaacatccttttttttctgggatGAATGGCTAAAAAATAGACTTTGAATACATTTTCTAACAATATTTTATTgaagcattttcatttttgtcttccAAAAGGTTggcttatagtgcagaaaaataCCCAAAGATGCATAAGAGTAGAAGTTTGTCTCGCTCTGACAAGAGATACACACTGGATTATTACTGTGGATCTATATCATGGAAAGCTGTAAGAAAATCTCATCAGCTAACTCTATGAGGAGTATGGAATATTTCTGAAAAAGTTAATCAAACACATCATGTTCAGATTTACTTCTTATTTTCACGTGTCACTGTACATCCTCTTGCAGTCTAAGGAGGGTGACGGTGTGTCGGGACCCATGCTGCCCACCTGTGAGTAAGGGTCCTCGGGGGTACGTGGGAGTCCTGGCGGGGTCATGCGCTTCTCCTTCTGCCTGCGGTTGCAAAACCAAACCCTGaccacctccttctccagctgcagGGTGTCCGCCAGCGAGTTGATCTCCTGCGCGGAGGGTTTGGGACACTTGAGGAAGTGGCTTTCCAGCGCGCCTTTTACGCTCACCTCGATGGATGTGCGCTTTTTACGCTTCCTCCCCTGGGTGGCGATCTTATCGATGCTGGTCGGGCTCCCGGTTGTGGAATCAGCTTCCTCCAGCCACTTGTTCAGCAGAGGTTTCAGCTTGCACATGTTCTTGAAGCTCAGCTGGAGCGCTTCGAACCTGCAGATGGTGGTCTGTGAGAACACGTTGCCGTACAGAGTCCCCAAAGCCAAGCCCACGTCCGCCTGCGTGAAGCCCAGCTTGATCCGCCTCTGCTTGAACTGTTTGGCGAAATGCTCCAAGTCATCTGAAGTCGGGGTGTCCTCGTCTGAGTGTGGTTCTTGACTCACCCCGTGATGctgatggtggtgtgtgtgatggttatggtggtggtggtgaggatggTGATGGCCGCTGTGCTCCTGCTCCGGGGATTCCCTGCGCACCAAGCCCGGGTGCATGAGGCTCTGCCCCGCATGGGAGCTGAGCATCCCGTTCACGGTGAACCCACCAGGCTGCGAGTAAATgaggggctgctgctgctgctgctgtccctCGGTGATGCTGATGTGCGCCGCAGAGGTGCCACCCCAACTTCCTGGATGCGCCTGATGGGGTCCTAGATGCGCTGACCTGTGGTGGAGACCCGAGTGGAGGTCCTCCCTGCCGGGGTTCCTCTTTGCGTCCTGTGGCGTGGAGCTGGGGGGCCACGGAGACCCGGCTTCCACTGCCGCCACCGCGGCAGCGGCAGCTGCAGCCGCTGCGTGGGGCAAAGATGTCACCCACTGGTGGGCATGGCTCAGCATGTGGCCCCCATTGCTCGCAACCATGGCTCCCTGCATGAAGTCACTCTGTGCCATCTTGACTGAAGGGTCTCCTCTGTATCCCCCGGACACTGTGGTCACAGCTGTGTTGCCCGGCTGCATGCCAACACCCCTCCGGTCGGAGTGGAAGATCGGACCTGATAGAATCCTGTTACTCGCAAGGTAGGGACTGGAAGTAGCCGTGGCCATCCCCCAAATCATATATATCAaagtagattttcttttttttttttgcttttccacAGTTCCAATTCCTTCTAATCCATGAATAAATTTGTATCTACTGAGCGAAACTCTTGCGCGATTCGTTTAAAAACACTCCATAAACgactgaaaaattaaattatcttTATAAAGTGTATCTGTTGAGATCATTCGTAAGCAGTCCCGCGTAAGAAAACGGCAAACTTCAAAACTTTTCTTTACGTCCCGGGATCTGCGTCGTGCGTAATACTCCGACCAGGTGATAAACTACCCGACGGTGCGGCTTCTCTTCATAGGTTTCTCTGAGAACAACGAGATTGATTAATAATGTCACGGATGTGTGAGGTTCTCCGGTCCccttggtgggttttttttttttttgctcaatccATTTGCTCTTACAAGGTCCTGCGTGGAGCGAAAGAGACGATCGTGTGTTTGCGCGCTGTGGAAGGCTGCGTATTCCTCTCGCATCTCCATCCAATTACAGCAGAAAGGCtgttcagagctgctgctgattggacgcTCAGTGAGAACTTATGTGTCTCAATGGAGCCTGGGGGAGAAGAAGTTAATACTACAGGAAAACTGGTTGAATATAGCAGAAAATACATTACAatacaaaaagaacaattaaagTGTTTGTTCATccaaacaaagaggaaaacattTCTATCAAAATATcagtgttcttcttcttcttcttcttcttcttcttcttcttcttcttattattattattattattattattattattagtagtagtagtagtagtagtagtagtagtagtagtagtagtagtactagtattattattacatgtgtttatttgttacaGTCATTGCAGTCCCtctattactatattattatgtattttttttgtgtcagaGCTCAGGCCTGTGTCACGCATTCTCAGTCAGCTGTGGGGACAAAGGGGTTTATGCCTCTTGCATGTTAAGACGCTCTACTTTTCACATGGTAAAAGTGCCACAATGTCAAGACGCGCCGCATTGGTTTGCGCTGAATGCGCACAAATCCAAGTAACAGTTTGATTTTTAGGTCCTCAGAACCCGTTGGGTCACTTTATGGACACCTTGTCCTCATGCGGAATTTTTTCTACAGCAACTTCGACAGATTTAAGGACCGGGAGAGTCGACATTAACAGATCCTGGCGCtgaggagacacaggtgcagcCCCACAACATCATCTTTATGTTTTCAGAAGAGCGTCTCCAATCTTATCCAAATGGTAAAGGAAGGATAAGCAAAAGCACATTTGTCCATACATCAAACTGGACGGTAATCTCAGTAATTACATGCACTCTAAATCATGTTAATGCAAAACGTTAAAGGCTACTTtagatttatattattttatgagCTGTTTGAACAAACAACGGTTTGAAACCTGATGGTGTATGTGCTTTGTTATTTTACTAATTTATGG
This window of the Antennarius striatus isolate MH-2024 chromosome 12, ASM4005453v1, whole genome shotgun sequence genome carries:
- the pou3f3a gene encoding POU domain, class 3, transcription factor 3-A, whose protein sequence is MIWGMATATSSPYLASNRILSGPIFHSDRRGVGMQPGNTAVTTVSGGYRGDPSVKMAQSDFMQGAMVASNGGHMLSHAHQWVTSLPHAAAAAAAAAVAAVEAGSPWPPSSTPQDAKRNPGREDLHSGLHHRSAHLGPHQAHPGSWGGTSAAHISITEGQQQQQQPLIYSQPGGFTVNGMLSSHAGQSLMHPGLVRRESPEQEHSGHHHPHHHHHNHHTHHHQHHGVSQEPHSDEDTPTSDDLEHFAKQFKQRRIKLGFTQADVGLALGTLYGNVFSQTTICRFEALQLSFKNMCKLKPLLNKWLEEADSTTGSPTSIDKIATQGRKRKKRTSIEVSVKGALESHFLKCPKPSAQEINSLADTLQLEKEVVRVWFCNRRQKEKRMTPPGLPRTPEDPYSQVGSMGPDTPSPSLDCKRMYSDT